From the genome of Glycine max cultivar Williams 82 chromosome 2, Glycine_max_v4.0, whole genome shotgun sequence, one region includes:
- the LOC100812489 gene encoding 3-epi-6-deoxocathasterone 23-monooxygenase CYP90C1 isoform X2, whose protein sequence is MEWIIGLWTLMGFLLCWWFLCVRKENQNSKVKKKKGKVPKGNTGWPLLGETLEFIACGYTSNPVSFMEKRKSLYGSVFKTSILGTGVIVSTDPEVNKVILQNQGNIFVPAYPKSVRELMGEHSILQMNGNMHRKIHSLLGGFLRSPQFKARITRDIEHSVKQCFATWTHQPIIYLQDQVKKAKERMMKIVRRVIEERINNMRNNNNSNNKDSANDVVDVLLRDIGDTNSISNMLENICENIIEMMIPGEETLPTAMTMSVKFLSNYPVALSKLLEENMELKRRKNNSDDYAWNDYLSLPFTQNVISESLRMANIVNAIWRKAVKDVDIKGYLIPKDWCVVASLTSVHMDGMNYENPFEFNPGRWENIGTGTNNNCFTPFGGGQRLCPGIELSRLELSIFLHHLVTTYRWVAEEDEIIYFPTVKMKRKLPISVTTIN, encoded by the exons ATGGAATGGATTATTGGACTTTGGACTCTAATGGGTTTTCTTTTATGTTGGTGGTTTCTGTGTGTGAGAAAGGAGAATCAGAATAGTaaggtgaagaagaagaagggtaaAGTTCCAAAAGGAAACACTGGTTGGCCTCTACTTGGAGAGACCCTTGAGTTCATTGCTTGTGGCTACACCTCCAACCCTGTCAGCTTCATGGAAAAGCGCAAGTCTCT GTATGGTAGTGTATTTAAGACGAGCATTTTGGGAACTGGTGTGATTGTGTCGACAGACCCGGAAGTGAACAAGGTGATTCTGCAGAACCAGGGGAACATATTCGTCCCTGCTTATCCAAAATCAGTGAGAGAACTAATGGGAGAACACTCCATACTCCAAATGAACGGGAACATGCATAGGAAAATCCATTCACTCCTTGGAGGCTTCCTACGATCCCCACAATTCAAAGCTCGAATCACTAGAGATATTGAACACTCTGTTAAACAATGCTTTGCTACTTGGACCCACCAACCAATAATATACCTTCAAGATCAAGTCAAAAAG GCTAAGGAAAGAATGATGAAGATAGTGCGGAGGGTAATAGAGGAAAGGATCAACAATATGcgtaacaataataatagtaataataaagaTTCAGCAAATGATGTGGTGGATGTGCTCTTAAGGGATATTGGTGACACCAATTCTATCTCTAACATGTTGGAAAATATCTGCGAAAACATAATTGAGATGATGATACCTGGGGAGGAGACTCTTCCCACGGCTATGACCATGTCTGTCAAGTTTCTCAGTAACTATCCCGTTGCTCTATCCAAATTACTG GAGGAGAACATGGAATTGAAGAGGCGGAAGAATAATTCAGATGATTATGCATGGAATGACTACCTTTCACTGCCATTTACACAAAAT GTTATCAGCGAAAGTCTTAGAATGGCAAATATTGTCAATGCCATTTGGAGAAAAGCAGTCAAAGATGTAGATATTAAag GGTACCTAATTCCTAAGGACTGGTGTGTTGTGGCATCTCTTACTTCTGTTCATATGGATGGCATGAATTATGAAAACCCTTTTGAATTTAATCCAGGGAGATGGGAG AATATTGGGACTGGGACTAATAACAATTGCTTTACACCATTTGGTGGTGGACAGAGACTATGCCCTGGCATAGAACTCTCAAGGCTAGAGCTCTCTattttccttcatcatcttgttaCAACTTACAG ATGGGTTGCTGAGGAGGATGAAATTATTTACTTTCCAACagtgaagatgaagaggaaACTCCCAATTAGTGTAACAACCATTAATTAA
- the LOC100812489 gene encoding 3-epi-6-deoxocathasterone 23-monooxygenase CYP90C1 isoform X1: MEWIIGLWTLMGFLLCWWFLCVRKENQNSKVKKKKGKVPKGNTGWPLLGETLEFIACGYTSNPVSFMEKRKSLYGSVFKTSILGTGVIVSTDPEVNKVILQNQGNIFVPAYPKSVRELMGEHSILQMNGNMHRKIHSLLGGFLRSPQFKARITRDIEHSVKQCFATWTHQPIIYLQDQVKKITFTILVKVLLSIGPGEDLDFLKREFEEFIKGLICLPLKIPGTRLYKSLKAKERMMKIVRRVIEERINNMRNNNNSNNKDSANDVVDVLLRDIGDTNSISNMLENICENIIEMMIPGEETLPTAMTMSVKFLSNYPVALSKLLEENMELKRRKNNSDDYAWNDYLSLPFTQNVISESLRMANIVNAIWRKAVKDVDIKGYLIPKDWCVVASLTSVHMDGMNYENPFEFNPGRWENIGTGTNNNCFTPFGGGQRLCPGIELSRLELSIFLHHLVTTYRWVAEEDEIIYFPTVKMKRKLPISVTTIN, encoded by the exons ATGGAATGGATTATTGGACTTTGGACTCTAATGGGTTTTCTTTTATGTTGGTGGTTTCTGTGTGTGAGAAAGGAGAATCAGAATAGTaaggtgaagaagaagaagggtaaAGTTCCAAAAGGAAACACTGGTTGGCCTCTACTTGGAGAGACCCTTGAGTTCATTGCTTGTGGCTACACCTCCAACCCTGTCAGCTTCATGGAAAAGCGCAAGTCTCT GTATGGTAGTGTATTTAAGACGAGCATTTTGGGAACTGGTGTGATTGTGTCGACAGACCCGGAAGTGAACAAGGTGATTCTGCAGAACCAGGGGAACATATTCGTCCCTGCTTATCCAAAATCAGTGAGAGAACTAATGGGAGAACACTCCATACTCCAAATGAACGGGAACATGCATAGGAAAATCCATTCACTCCTTGGAGGCTTCCTACGATCCCCACAATTCAAAGCTCGAATCACTAGAGATATTGAACACTCTGTTAAACAATGCTTTGCTACTTGGACCCACCAACCAATAATATACCTTCAAGATCAAGTCAAAAAG ATCACATTTACTATTTTGGTTAAAGTTCTTCTGAGCATTGGTCCCGGTGAAGATTTAGActtcttgaagagagaatttgaAGAATTCATAAAAGGGTTGATTTGCTTACCCCTCAAGATTCCAGGAACAAGACTATATAAATCCTTGAAG GCTAAGGAAAGAATGATGAAGATAGTGCGGAGGGTAATAGAGGAAAGGATCAACAATATGcgtaacaataataatagtaataataaagaTTCAGCAAATGATGTGGTGGATGTGCTCTTAAGGGATATTGGTGACACCAATTCTATCTCTAACATGTTGGAAAATATCTGCGAAAACATAATTGAGATGATGATACCTGGGGAGGAGACTCTTCCCACGGCTATGACCATGTCTGTCAAGTTTCTCAGTAACTATCCCGTTGCTCTATCCAAATTACTG GAGGAGAACATGGAATTGAAGAGGCGGAAGAATAATTCAGATGATTATGCATGGAATGACTACCTTTCACTGCCATTTACACAAAAT GTTATCAGCGAAAGTCTTAGAATGGCAAATATTGTCAATGCCATTTGGAGAAAAGCAGTCAAAGATGTAGATATTAAag GGTACCTAATTCCTAAGGACTGGTGTGTTGTGGCATCTCTTACTTCTGTTCATATGGATGGCATGAATTATGAAAACCCTTTTGAATTTAATCCAGGGAGATGGGAG AATATTGGGACTGGGACTAATAACAATTGCTTTACACCATTTGGTGGTGGACAGAGACTATGCCCTGGCATAGAACTCTCAAGGCTAGAGCTCTCTattttccttcatcatcttgttaCAACTTACAG ATGGGTTGCTGAGGAGGATGAAATTATTTACTTTCCAACagtgaagatgaagaggaaACTCCCAATTAGTGTAACAACCATTAATTAA